One region of Limnospira fusiformis SAG 85.79 genomic DNA includes:
- a CDS encoding RNA polymerase sigma factor, translated as MDLSNSSYQLTVEFWQQWLEHEDYLWRCCLRQMGNPIEAEDALSEALLKAQKQLQKRTERIRNWRQWLVKVTWNHCTDILRQRDRQHLKVENVDPIALADEWVSPEPTPEQICIGWELEEFLDRAMEALPPKKRETLILYMKQQQSYPEVAGRLLVSPVNVRKRISDARRVLRHRLESYDRDSHGLLKPSKKKVTGQSVQLTPETVAPPESKKKRTKATPLPTQKPQTKVKKVKAVSRRAKSQAGVAEPTQRAKVRV; from the coding sequence ATGGATCTATCTAATAGTAGTTATCAGCTAACTGTCGAGTTTTGGCAACAATGGCTAGAGCATGAAGACTATCTCTGGCGTTGTTGTCTCAGACAAATGGGCAACCCCATTGAAGCCGAAGATGCCCTCAGTGAAGCCCTTTTGAAAGCCCAAAAACAACTGCAAAAACGGACGGAACGGATTAGGAATTGGAGGCAGTGGTTAGTTAAAGTAACCTGGAATCATTGTACAGATATCCTCAGACAGCGCGATCGCCAACATTTGAAAGTTGAGAATGTCGATCCGATCGCCTTAGCTGATGAATGGGTAAGTCCCGAACCCACGCCGGAACAGATTTGTATCGGCTGGGAACTGGAAGAATTTTTAGATCGCGCCATGGAGGCATTACCGCCGAAGAAGCGGGAAACCTTGATTCTCTACATGAAACAACAGCAGTCTTACCCAGAAGTTGCTGGGCGACTTCTCGTGTCCCCGGTCAACGTCCGTAAGCGCATTTCCGACGCCAGGCGGGTTTTGCGCCATCGCCTGGAAAGCTACGACCGCGACAGCCACGGTCTGCTGAAGCCATCTAAGAAGAAGGTCACAGGGCAATCGGTCCAGTTGACACCGGAAACAGTCGCCCCCCCTGAATCCAAAAAAAAGCGGACCAAAGCAACTCCCCTCCCGACCCAGAAACCCCAAACAAAAGTTAAAAAAGTTAAAGCGGTTTCCCGTCGGGCAAAATCCCAGGCTGGTGTTGCGGAACCCACCCAAAGAGCAAAAGTCAGGGTTTGA
- a CDS encoding RNA polymerase sigma factor has translation MEIKDPIRRYRSPKANDVQPLKQAEEQELLNRLSEGEMNAFWPLWYYHQNYLYNRCISWMENNRTEAEEALSLAMLKARDKLPKYAPKITNLRAWLTRLTHNLCLDIHRERRRKSISIDNIEDSYIQAQDVILCSCESPESQILRHELRQFIQSVVNQLPERLRIPFILRYDRELSYPDIAEKLGISRDNAYKRIQQARDILAQKVRSYLSGVDPFESTLSESFYITNNLLIEDSKIDDLSGVECKSVVVSYHLTATCLDQMSHTWHFLPGFAAYKNRHQST, from the coding sequence ATGGAAATTAAAGACCCCATCAGGCGATATCGTTCCCCGAAAGCAAACGATGTCCAACCCTTGAAACAGGCAGAAGAACAAGAACTATTAAATCGTCTTTCAGAAGGGGAAATGAATGCCTTCTGGCCCCTCTGGTATTACCATCAAAACTACCTTTATAATCGCTGTATTAGTTGGATGGAAAATAACCGGACGGAAGCGGAAGAAGCCCTCAGTCTAGCCATGTTAAAAGCCAGGGATAAATTACCAAAATACGCCCCAAAAATCACGAATCTCCGAGCTTGGCTAACCCGCTTAACCCATAATCTATGCCTAGATATTCACCGAGAACGTCGCCGAAAATCAATCAGTATTGACAACATAGAAGATTCATATATTCAAGCACAAGATGTTATTTTATGTAGTTGTGAATCCCCAGAATCGCAAATTTTGAGGCATGAGTTAAGGCAGTTTATTCAGAGTGTTGTCAACCAACTACCTGAACGGCTTCGCATCCCTTTCATTCTCCGTTATGACCGAGAACTGTCTTATCCAGATATCGCCGAAAAACTCGGAATTTCCAGAGACAATGCTTACAAACGCATTCAACAGGCACGAGATATTCTCGCCCAGAAGGTGAGAAGTTATCTTTCAGGGGTAGATCCTTTTGAATCAACTTTATCTGAGAGTTTTTACATCACCAATAATTTGTTAATAGAAGACTCAAAAATCGACGATTTATCTGGTGTCGAGTGTAAATCGGTGGTAGTCAGTTATCACTTAACCGCGACCTGCCTAGACCAAATGTCTCATACATGGCATTTTTTGCCTGGTTTTGCGGCTTATAAAAACCGGCATCAGTCCACTTAA